The following nucleotide sequence is from Salvia splendens isolate huo1 chromosome 2, SspV2, whole genome shotgun sequence.
TACGTacaattttagttatttatgaaaatgaatGTATCATGCAGCTAAGAAACTAAAATTAAGAAGTACattatttatgaaaatgaatGTTCTCTTTTTGGCCCGGCCCGATAAGTTTCAACTTGGGCTTGAAAATGTGCTTGTATATACGTccaaaaaaattactccctccatccctctATAGCTGAATCATATtcttttttgggttgtcccactgtagttgggtcatttcatttttttagcaaaaagtattttactctctcttcatctctctaccttttttcatttttactttattctctttttacttaactcatttaaaataattttttttaaatctcgtaccgaaaagaaatgtctctacttACTACAAAGTAACGAagggagtaaaaaaataaaaagatactaCTAAAATTGTAATTTCTAAATACTCAAACGGTTCTCCAAGGCATTTAGGGGATTTTTTAAATGCAGAGAAGTATAAAAACCAATGGATaccatttatgtgatttttaggGGAAAAAAGACTATAAAATTTTTTTAGCGATCATTGATAGATTATACATACATATCCGTGTACCTATTTATAGTAGATTTTTTACATATGTATATAAAATTTGCACACCtatatttctttctctctcatcgtcgAGAGAAAAGTGTCACTTGAAACAGAGATCTCTATTCTTGGAGAGGTCGCCGCCGGTATTATCCAATTAAATGAAAAGTAGTGAAATCGGTGGTGCTTAGTTGTCGGCATACACTAAAAATGAATATTGTGACGGCAAGTTTTAAACGAATCAACTCTATGGGCTGTAATGCATCAGTATCGGCATCCTTTCGGCGTTTCCAGGCGGCGAATTGAGCTTCTGTGATAGGATTGGGGTATGGCTTCATCGCAGGTGTTGGTTGTTGCTGATTTTTCTCGGCCTCCGTTCCCATTTTTCTCCGACGGTGTTTCCGCCGCAatagtattttttatgaaaatattaaaaaaaagtgaaatattaaaaagtaaaaagtttGCAAATAGGGATTAACTCATTTGATAAACACACGATCTTAAATACAAGTAAAAATGGACAAATACACCCTTATAGAGAGTAATAGGGTAGAATTGTAAAAAAGTGGGACTGATTTTGGGATTTTtgatagtttttattttttaaggtgcaaattctattttttctgGATACTAATTTTGTAGTTTACTCAAAAACAAATACTATGTTTTAATTtgtatgggatggagggagtatgattgaAGTAGAtaaatagaaaattttagaTTTACCCCAGTAGGTATTCCTTCagggaaattaaattaaaatatgagttGGGCATGTTGTTGCATACAGCTATATCCTTTAAAGTAGCATCCCAAGTCAATTACGCAAAACCCAGTCAACTACTCCAACAATCATAACAAATCCACTAATTTCAAACAACACAACAGAAACAAACGATGGAGATTATGGAGTCAAGAATCTCTATCCGGCCGTTCAAAGAGAGCGACGCCGACGACTTCCTGTCGTGGGCGGGCGACGACAAGGTGACCCGGTACCTTCGATGGAACAGCATCTCCACCAGAGAAGAAGCCTTAGCGCACATCCAAAAGGTAGCTATTCCTCACCCATGGCGCCGCTCCATCTGCCTCCACGATCGCTCCATCGGCTACATCTCCGTGAGGCCGGAGTCCGGCGACGACCGCCACCGGGCCCACATAGGTTACGCAGTCGGAAGCGGTTACTGGGGGCAGGGCTTCGCCACTGCGTCTCTCAAGATGGCCATCCCTTGTGTTTTTCAGAGCTTCCCATCTCTGGTGAGGCTGGAGGCCTTGGTGGAGGAGGACAATCTGGGCTCTCAGAAGGTTCTACAAAAGGTTGGTTTTGTGAAGGAAGGCTTTCTGAGGAAGTATGGTTTTAATAAAGGCCAGATTAGGGATATGTTTATCTATAGTTTTTTGAGGGATGATATCAACATTTTAACCTATGGATCATGAATCAATATATACTTCTATATGACTAGATCATTTATTGATGCCGTTTCCCTTTTTTGGATTGTAATTTtcctatatataaatattgtttTACAATAAATTTGTAAACAATTAATGAGACTTCTATTTGCGGACggatgaaatatttatttatttatttatttatttttccttcaCATTCACATGGCTACTAACATGTATGCAATTATGTGTATAATCACTCTTTCCTCAACAAATTTATCATTGCACACATCTACCGTTTCTTAAATTCAGGTGTCACACATGgacaatatataaatatatgcatATTCAATGTTTAATTACATAAACATATATACACTCCTATTTGGACAAGCCACATAAGTGCATTTATAAACAATGAACAAAAACTAATACGATcgattttttaataattgagcACAATGATGTCGTATTATCCCTATTTTTTTGcgtttagaattttaaaattgttttgaaattattGATGTACTTtcaatttctaaaattttaattttatattaacccTATTACTATTTGCTATATGGCATAGTTTAACTTAGACAAgaatataaaaattcaaaatagttTCTATTATCACCAGCTTGATTAGACGTAAGCAGCAGATTGAGAGGGGTCTGGTGCATACCGGCAAGCTGTTGAACCTCATTACCCATCTGCCAGATTGGGCCGTCGCCATGCCAGCCAGAAGGGCCGCGCTCAGAATGACGGCGATGCCTATTGAGATGTGTCGTTGGTGTCCATTTTTGCGATGAAGAGTTTGGATTTGGTTATGGGGTTCATATACATAGGGGTAGATATTAATCTATTCAATGTTTTTCGTGGGGTACATGTCTTTTgtgtatttgtttatttttcattCACATCACATGACTTCCAACATGTAACTATATATAAACCAGTTTGTCAATGCATTTCTTAAATTCAAGTGTCACATGGATAATACTATATAATTGTATCTATATTCCATTTTACCCAAGTTAGAACCAATTTCAAAGCCTCGGCTGGTTGCACAAGTTTTGGAGCATAGATTTAGGTAAAACCCAAAGTCGAATCATATCTTTTGAAACATATTCTTTAGATGTGCCCTTGTCTTGTCAATTTTATACATGAATATCCTAAATTGCAACTCGATAAATAATCATAAGTCATCACAACCTAATGGCACCATAATACATATATCTATTGTAACAGTCTAAAGCATGAATCAAAAAGTCAAGAACAGAATATCAATTTTGAGCATCTCAGTTTCGTCTATCTATTATGTCTTCTTCCATCTTAGGCATCTCAATCCATGCTTAACAAATGGATCAAATGTTAGGATGTCTTGAATCATTACTGTTTGCCGCTAGCCAAACGGGGACGCCCCCGGCCCGACACTATGATATGTTTCTGTTTTGGGCCTTAATTGTTGTATTAGGCTCAGTTCGTCTCTTGTAcctatttatatagaagtaggGCACAATAACTATGTATCGGTAACCGTagtcataatacaatttgttctccGTTCTTGCCCGTGGACGTAGCAACACAACGTTAGTGAActacgtaaattctgtgtctctttacgttctttcgtttgtcgattacacaatATCCCTATTTGTCATAACAAactggtatctagagcctagttttcgaactagggttttgaattCCGCTGCTAGGGTTTTCTGGTAAATCGATCAAAGATGTCTGCTCTGAACGTGAAGGTTGACAAATTCACCAGGAGGAATAGTTTTGGCTTATGGCAGATCAAGATGCGATCTCTGCTGAAGCAGCAGGGTTTGTGGGCGCCGCTCAAAACAAAGAAGGcaatggaggatgatgaggagtgGACAACCCTAGACGAAAAGGCCCACTCGACCATCATGTTGTGCCTGTCTGACGATGTTATCATCGAAGTTGCTGACCTTTGGAGGAAGTTGGAGAGTCTATACATGACGAAGTCTCTAACCAACAAGTTGCTCCTGAAGCAACGTTTGTTTCGATTACGCATGTAGGAAGGTATGCCCCTTCGGGATCTTCTGaaaaatttgaacaaaattttGCTGGATTTGCGTAATGTTGATGTTAAAGTAGAAGATGAGGATGCTGCTTTAATTTTGCTCGTTTCTTTGCCTGAATCATATGAAAATTTTGTTGAGTCTTTTATGACTGGCAAGGAAACTATGTCGTTGGAGGATGTTCGATTTGCTCTTCACATCagagaggatcgtcaacatgcaACGAGTTCAGCCACAGAAAATCTGGCATCGGGATTATCTGTTACGGGTAAAGGACAGAAGAAATTCGGACAGAAGAAACAGAACTTCAAAGGTTCAAAAGGTCCTAAAGGCCCTACGTCAGATGACATCTGCAGATATTGTAAAGAACCAGGGCATTGGAAGGCTGATTGTCCAAAGATAAAGAAGAAATTGGGCAAGAAGGAGAATGCTAATGGTTCTGCGACTGTGGCAGAAGCTGATGACGCAAATTCGGAAGAAGGACTGGCCTTGGTTGCGGATGAACAGCCACACTGTAATGATGTGTGGATTTTGGATTCAGGAGCATCGTATCATCTCTGTCCTCACAGGGAGTATTTCACCACTTATGAGCAAATAGATGGAGGTAATGTTATCATGGCCAACAGTGTTGTCTGTAGGTGGTTAACATCGGCTCAATCAGGATTAGGAGGCATGATGGGGACTTCTGCACCTTGAACGATGTTAGGCATGTTCCACAGATGACGAAGAATCAGATATCTCTGAGTACTTTTGACAGTAGGGGTTTCAGTTTCAAAGGTGAAGGTGGAGTAATGTGTATTCTGAAAGGTTCAAAGGTGGTTCTGACAGCTCTGAAACGGGGTATCTTGTATGTTCTGAGAGGTTCCATCGTGGCAGATTCTGCTGATATTGCATCATCTGAGGTTGCAACCAAGGATATGACCAAGTTGTGGCATATGAGGCTCGGTCATATGGGAGAACGTGGCATGAGAATCATGTCGAATCGTGATTTTCTTTCTGGGCATAAAGTGCAGAAACTTGATTTCTGCGAACACTGTGTATTTGGAAAGCTCCATCGCAGCAAGTTTCCAAAGAAAGAGGTTCATCGAACGAAGGGGACACTTGACTACATCCATATGGAATGTTGGGGTCCCTCACGTGTTGAATCTGTTGGAGGACACAAGTATTTTGTGTCGATGATTGATGACTACTCGAGAATGACTTGGGTGATTATGATGAAACATAAAGGTGAAGCATTCAAGAAGTTCAAAGAGTGGAACTCTTATTGAAAACTAGACAAGGAAGAACATCAAGCGATTGAGAATAGATAACGGCCGGGAATTTTGTTCATCTGAGTTCAATGAGTTCTGCAGGAGTAAAGGGATCGTTCGACATCACACCGTTAGACATACACCACAACAGAATGGTGTGGCATAACGCATGAATCAGACATTGTTGGAGAGAACAAGATGCATGCTCTTTCATGCTGGTTTGACTAGGAATATTTGGGCAGAGACAGTAAACATGGCGTGTTACCTGATCAAATGTGGTCCTCACACTGGCATTGACTGTAAGACACCTTACGAGATATGGTCTAATGATGTGCTTGCAGATTATTCTTCGCTCATAGTTTTTGGTTGTACTGTCTATTATCATGTTAGTGAGGGTAAACTAGAACCGAGAGCTAAGAAGGGTATATTTGTTGGTTATGGGAATGGAGTTAAGGGATACAGAATCTGGTCGCCTTCAGAGGATAGAATTATTCTCAGTCGGAATGTGGTGTTTGATGAAAATTCTATGCTTAACTCTACTGTGAAGTCTACTGCTGCAGAGGATTTGGATGGTGTTGATAAACAGGTGGAGCTGCAAGTCACTCACGATGAGAGTGAATCACAACTCCAAGGTGGAGAAGATCAACACACTACTGTTGAAGCTACCGATACTACTAGTTCGGATGTTCATCCACAAGCTCGTCAGACAAGCATCGCTAGTGACAGAGCTAGGAGGACAGGTGTGAAGCCTCCGTTGAGGTATGGTTTTGAGGATATGATGGCATATGCACTGCAGGTTGCCAATGAGGTCGAAGATGAGCCATCGGCAGATGAACCACCTACCTACAAGGAAGCCATTTCAGGCACTGAGCGTGCTAAGTGGCTCGCTGCAATGGAAGAAGAGATAGAATCACTTTTGAAGAACCTGACTTGGGAATTGGTTCCACGGCCTAAGGGGAGAAAAATTGTTACTTGCAAATGGATATTCAAGAAGAAGGAAGGGACCACACCAGATGAAGGTGTTAGATACAAAGCTCGGCTAGTTGCAAGAGGGTTCACGCAGAAGGAGGGGGTTGACTATAATGAAATATTCTCACCAGTGGTCAGACACACTTCCATCAGAGTGTTACTTGCGATAGTTGCACATTATGATTTGGAGCTTGAGCAACTATATGTGAAGACGACTTTCCTATACGGACTGCTCGAGGAAGATATCTACATGACTTAGCCAGAGGGATTCATGGTTCCGGGCAAGGAGGATTATGTTTGCAAGCTGAAGAAGTCCTTGTATGGACTAAAGCAGTCTCCAAGGCAGTGGTATAAGAGGTTTGACAGTTATATGATCCAGTTGGGGTACAACAGGAGCCCATATGATTGTTGTGTGTATCACAACAAAGTTGATGATGGCTCGATGATCTATCTAGTTctatatgtggatgatatgctcatTGCTGCGAAGTCGAAGTCTGAGATTCGGGAGTTGAAAGCCTATCTGAATGCTGAgtttgatatgaaggatttgGGTGCTGCGAAGAAAATTCTGGGCATGGAGATATCTAGGGAAAGAGCAAAGAAGACACTCTGTTTGTCACAAAAGAGCTACATTGAGAAGATTCTGTCAAGATTTGGCATGTCTGGAGCTAA
It contains:
- the LOC121770904 gene encoding uncharacterized N-acetyltransferase p20-like, translated to MEIMESRISIRPFKESDADDFLSWAGDDKVTRYLRWNSISTREEALAHIQKVAIPHPWRRSICLHDRSIGYISVRPESGDDRHRAHIGYAVGSGYWGQGFATASLKMAIPCVFQSFPSLVRLEALVEEDNLGSQKVLQKVGFVKEGFLRKYGFNKGQIRDMFIYSFLRDDINILTYGS